The Rouxiella sp. WC2420 region AAGATTCCAGACGAGAAAGCGTCAGCAGTTGGTCCACAAGTCGAGTTGAACGATCGATACTGGTGGTCAGGTTTTCTACCGCGCGCTGACGCACCTCGGCGTCATCACCGGCCAGCTGCACCACTTCGGTTTGCACTCGCAGCGCTGCCAGCGGACTGCGCAGCTCGTGAGCCGCGTCTGAAGTAAAGCGACGTTCTCGCACCAGCATCTCTTGCGTCCGTTCAAACAAAGCATTCAGTGACTGCACCAGCGGCAACACTTCGCCAGGGACTTTATCGGTAGAGATTGGCCGCGATTCATCGGCTGCACGGTGTCGTAAATCATCGGCAACACGTCGCAAAGGCCGCAGCTCGATGCTCAGCATCACCACCAATGCTGCCATCAGCAACGGCAGTGAAGCAAGCCAGGGCCAGAGTTGCCCACTGACCATGTCCCACGCCATATCGCTGCGATAGTCATACTCCTGCCCAACGGCAATACGGTAGCGGCCATCGGGAGAAGTCAGCCACAGCAGCCGCCAGCTATCGTCATCATCTTTCAGCCGAGCGTCGATAAATCCATGAGCATCGTGATTGAAATTGATCTCTTTGCCGTGCTCACCGTCGTTAAGCAACATTTTGCCCTGCCGGTCAAAAATGGCAAAAGTCAGCGCGTCGTCATCGGTGTGACCGCGACGATGTTTATCCAACAGTTGTTTATTGTCCGGCATCGGGGGCATTTTACCGTCGAGAAGCTTATCGCCTAGCCCGGCAGTGGCCAGCCGTTTGGCAAACAGCATCTGCTGAGTATCAAATACTTCGTTAATCTTATGACGGGTTTGCTGCCATGCCACGCTGCTGGCGACGGTCCAGGTTATCAACGCCAACACGGCGAAGAGCAAAATTAACCTGCCGCGAAGACTCATGCGGTCCAAATGCTGGCGCAGTGTTCGGAAAAAAGGCCTTAACCTATTTATTACAGTAAAATGCGTCACGAGTTTTCATCGCCCAGCACATAGCCGACGCCGTGAACTGTGCGGATAAAACCGCTGCCCAGCTTGCGGCGCAAATGATGAATATGTACCTCAACGGCGTTGCTGCTGACTTCCTGATCCCAACTGTAGAGCTTTTCTTCAATGAGTTGGCGTTGCAGGACGCGGCTTTTATTACGTAGAAACAGTTCCATCAGCGAGACTTCGCGCGAGGTCAGCACGACGGGTTCACCGTTGAGAATGACACTCCGCGAGGCAGGGTCGAACTCAAGAGTGCCGTGATTGATTTTCGGCGTAACCTGACCATGACGCCTGCGGATAAGCGCCTCTAACCTCGCGGCCACCTCAACCAAAGCAAAAGGCTTACAAAGATAATCATCGGCACCGGCCTGCAAGCCGCTCACACGTTGCTCCAACGCGTCACGGGCGGTAAGAACCAGCACTGGCGTATCGCGCCCCTCGTGCCGCCACTGGCGCAGCAGCTCCATGCCGTCCAGACCGGGCAAACTCAAGTCGAGGATCACCGCGTCGTAGGGTGCACTGTCGAGCGCCGTTTTTCCGGTAACTCCATCGCAAAACCAGTCCAGAGTGAATCCCAGCCTTGTGAGCCCCACTTTGATACCGTCGCCGATCATCTTGTCGTCTTCGATCAATAAAATCCGCATTGCTGACGCTCTCCTGAATCATGCACTGTAATAGATCATTAAATCAGTATATCCCAGCCTTATTATGTAGTTCTTAAGTTGTGCGATGTCTCGCATCTTCCTTAAACAGGCTACGTGATCGACAGAGCATCCAGTAGAATAGTCAGCGGGTTATTTTGAAGTTTACAAAGTTGAGAAATTACTATGAAAGCGACAACCATGAGTCAACTGCGCCAATGG contains the following coding sequences:
- the qseC gene encoding quorum sensing histidine kinase QseC — translated: MDRMSLRGRLILLFAVLALITWTVASSVAWQQTRHKINEVFDTQQMLFAKRLATAGLGDKLLDGKMPPMPDNKQLLDKHRRGHTDDDALTFAIFDRQGKMLLNDGEHGKEINFNHDAHGFIDARLKDDDDSWRLLWLTSPDGRYRIAVGQEYDYRSDMAWDMVSGQLWPWLASLPLLMAALVVMLSIELRPLRRVADDLRHRAADESRPISTDKVPGEVLPLVQSLNALFERTQEMLVRERRFTSDAAHELRSPLAALRVQTEVVQLAGDDAEVRQRAVENLTTSIDRSTRLVDQLLTLSRLESFVSLDELTTIDWAALATQALIEQDSSAHRRGIELLLDQQGTPAPIRGEPLLLSLLLRNLLDNAIRYSPAGSQVHISLNHSGLLIRNSGPSLTEEHLQRLGERFYRPPGQEQTGSGLGISIVLRIADLHGIRVSYNNAAKGGVEVKLAF
- the qseB gene encoding quorum sensing response regulator transcription factor QseB, producing MRILLIEDDKMIGDGIKVGLTRLGFTLDWFCDGVTGKTALDSAPYDAVILDLSLPGLDGMELLRQWRHEGRDTPVLVLTARDALEQRVSGLQAGADDYLCKPFALVEVAARLEALIRRRHGQVTPKINHGTLEFDPASRSVILNGEPVVLTSREVSLMELFLRNKSRVLQRQLIEEKLYSWDQEVSSNAVEVHIHHLRRKLGSGFIRTVHGVGYVLGDENS